The nucleotide sequence CATTCGAATGTCACTATCTTTGACCGTGTCCTAGAAGACACATTTATTAACCCGAAGGAAGCTCTCAGACCCAAACAATCACAAATTAATTCCACTAGCCGATTTTTGCGCACGTGGGCTGATGTTTGCAGGTTATTGAATGATTATTTGCTGATTTCCCAATGCGACGACTTGATTCGCTCTGACTGCGGAGACCCACCTTGTTGTTCGATGAATGAATAAACACCGCtagaaatataaattaaatattaataaaagtaaaaacgttgagaaatttattttacttaCTTCGCCGGAAACGAAAGCGAAAAGAAGGAAATAGTGTGGCTGCCGCATAACGCTACAAAAACGCGTTCCGTTAAGAATAACAGCGTGCCGTTACTCAACAGGGTGCTGTTAGGGGCAAAATAGAGCAGTAGTTGGCAACGCGATCAAAATTAATGCCGTTATTGGGAATTAACAGCGCATTCGTCCGAAAATCAATTCGTTATTGCACTTGGAGTTCGATTTGTTTTGAAATATAACAAGGACTTCaaatgatatatattttccaaaataagaccaatatttttaacaatgtATAACTCTAACCGGCTTGCAGTTTTCAAAAACCGTAGCGTAATCGCCGCTAGGTGGCGCCCCGCAATTTCTGAAAAGAaaaacgggtatctgataaaGACCATGTTTTGGTTTTGAATGGGCATAGTAAAACAAGCCTGGAAAACTGCCCCAGAAGATTTTGGAGTGGTAGATAAAATCCCAATGGGTATAAATAATAGTCCGCTgcataaaaaaatatcttttgATGTGTCTTTTCAACAGTGGCTCTcaggaaatcatttttattgCCAAATAATTTCGAATTACCCTACATGAGTGGCAGCCAATCTTTGCATCAATCCTAAAAAGTAAATACAAtcgtaaaatttttttcaaaatttgttTGTAAACTTACCAATTTAGACAACACTGACAATTTTTTATGCTATTCCACCCATTGGGATTCATCAAGACACTACATTTATAAGTTATCCGAATTTGTATATCAACTTAATATAAAGTGAGCCTAAAACAtatatagtttttaaaaatgtagcatttttatttgaaaatttaatcTGGGAGCGAGAACGATTTATGCTTGAATCCGAGAACAAAGACTTCATCTCCATATCGAGAGCACAGATCCTAAGACGTTAAAGCACTTAACCCTGCTCTCTTTTGTGAATTCTGCAATTCTCCAACACCATTAGGGACTTCAGATTCTTCTTTGACAACAAAATGACCcgaaattgtttttttttcagtaAGATTGTATTTAATGAAAAGCCTCTATTTAAAAGCAatccaaataaatattaaactgAGGACTAAGGAAGCCTTAAGAGAGATTAAAGTCTTGAAAACAGATTGAATAGAGTATAGGTTTAAACATGCAAATAAAGGGTCAACTAAATAAACGTAATTTTTGAATATCCCAAAAAACCGTGGCATTACGATATAAAGCGGAAGAAAAAggataaaaatacaaaaaagattAATGAAAGGACATACTTATGACAAGACTTGTCTGAGTAGGATAAGGGATGTGAACTCGAATCTGTGTAAAACATATAATGTACCCGAATTTGCCGACTACCGAAGACTCACCAATCTCCGAGGTAAATTTAAGAAGTATTATTCAATTTGGTTCCAACTTTTTTAGAAAAAGTTAGAATTTAAATTTCTAGTTAACCTCTTTATCTgcttttttataaattatcaATCACATTTGTTGGCAGTTGGCCAACCAACCAGCCTGTCAAGCTCAATTCACTGAAAGCTTAGCTTAAAAAACACTGCTGTGGCTGTAAAGAATCCTGTCTGCAAAGGATAGCTTGTCAGTCTAGGCACCTATCCAGAACTGTCTAGACCGGTTTCtgattaattttaatttaatttaacttaTTCAGAACTaaaattgtgtttttttttaattttacaataTAGGAAATACCCAaactaaaattatattttcgagtgtATAGGGAATATCCCATATACATATAACTATTTTCAAAAATGAGAGCGATATTTTTCGCCTCCGCTGGgcaaaatggaaaaaaagTACAACAAGACTTCCTATTATGTTTCTTATGTGCtttgaaataataatataaataaatttcttcAATATCTCTGAACTGTTCCTCGAATGCTTAACGAATGAGCAAAACTTAATAGTAGTATTTCCCTTTGAACGATTTTCtgttaaatttgttttcccTAAAAGTCATCGACAATCGAATATAGTTATCGGCGACTCGGCGCAAACGCATAGTTGTTTTTTTCCAGTGCCGAAAACAATATCAAAATTTTTTCATAACAATGTTGATATTTTAGAGACTGCTACCAAATTGTAAAGCACATGTACCTCGCTGAAGCGAAGCAAACGTGAGAACCGATCGCCAGAAGAAGCCGCAGCTCGTTGCATAAACCGCGCAGCTCTCCGCCGAAATCAAAGAGGTGCTCCCCGGGTCTCCGAACTTTGGATGCGCCGCGATGGGCTTGCTGGTGCAAGTGTTCAAGTGGGATCAGCGATGGCGCCTGCTGCAACGGGTGGACATTCTGCTGCGGAGGGGCGTCAAGAAGCAAGCGGTGTTCCCAACCAAGTGAGTGGGGTCCTGAATCCTCCTGAACATTGCATAACACATCTTACTTACAGACTCGCTGAAGTGGGTCGCCTGGTGGAGGCCCGCGACGACCGGTACGAGACGGGCCAGCTCTTCCTGCACCGCATCTTCGGCTACCGCGGCGTCATCCTCTTCCCCTGGACAGCCCGCGTCTACGACCGGGATCTGCACAACCCCGGCAAGATCAGCGCCACGACGACGGCGACCGCCAATCCGACGCAGCAGCACCGCACCAAAGAGGCTTCCCTCCGGGTGAAGGCCAACACCTCCGCTCCGCCGACGGCCACATCCGCCCAGAGTGGGGATGCCCCCTCCTCGGCCGCCTATCAGTCAGAGACTCCCGCTGAACCAGAAGGCACCGCCAATATGGGGACCGCCACGCAGGTGGATCCCAAGGAGGTCAAGGGCAAGGTGCAAACCTTCTACCAGGTCCTAATCGACACCCGCGACTGTCCGCACATTGTAAGCTGCTATTTTCTTTGCTTCCTTTAGTTACTAAATGGTTATTTCGTGCATTGCAGCGCGCCCAGACCGAGGCGGTCACTTTCCTGGGCAACCAGGACTCAAACCGCAGCTTGTACGCCATCCCCGGACTTGACTATGTGGCACACGAGGACATCATGCCCTACAACTCCAGCGAGAAGAGTCCGCTGCAGCATGAGCTGTTCGACAAGTTCCTCACGCACGCTCCAGAAGCGGATCCGCCGTTCGTGGGACAGGACACGCTGAAGGCGTGGCAGGAGAAGAACCATCCCTGGCTGGACATGAGCGATGTGCACAAGGAGACCACGGAGAATGTGCGCATTACGGTGATTCCCTTCTACATGGGTTGCCGCGAGACGCCTGCTAGTTCGGTTTACTGGGTGCGTAATGAAGGCGCATGTGCATTTATATATTGTAATCGACTACCATTTTAGTGGCGCTACTGCATCCGCCTGGAGAACCTTGGCGAGCTCAGTGTGCAGCTGCGTGAGCGCCACTGGCGCATCTTCTCGCTGTCCGGAACCTTGGAAACGGTGCGCGGAAGGGGAGTCGTGGGCCAGGAGCCCATTCTCAGCCCCCGGCTGCCAGCCTTTCAGTACAGCAGCCATGTGAGCCTGCAGGCACCCAGCGGCCATATGTGGGGAACCTTCAGGTTGGAGCGTGAGGATGGCTACTCGTTCGATTGCAAGATTCCGCCCTTTTCGCTGGAGAGCAAGCCGGACGACCTGGGACCACCCACACCGGCTACGCCCAGCGCCCACGATAAGAAGCGCGACGATAGCGACTAAGAGGCAGTTGTTGAACCGTAgttaaatgattttaaaacGCAAACTTCTCTGACAATGCATGCGTACATGTGTTTAGTGCAAATTACAATAATCAACTAGGACGCAGATCCCCTTCCGTTTCTCAGCCCAATCGCACGTTCTTGGTCTCTAGCTGTACGGAAAAGTCGAAGGGTCGTCGGTTATCGTGGGTGTCGAAGATGCTCTGCAAGGCATCGATGGCCGCCGTTTCGGTGGCTGTCTTTAGATCCTCGCCGAATCCCTTGCCCAGTAACTGACGGTTAGCGTAGATGCCCACTTGGTATGCCGCCAGCACAGTGTTCCTGCCGCAATCTCCGAGCAGCCGAGGCTCTGCTTCGCCCAGCTTTCGCTCCTGGCATATCTTGTCCAGCAGCTGCAGCGGTTCCTGGGGTGTCCAAACATCCAACAGGTCCTTTTGGTTTAGCTGCGTGCAGATAAAGTCGCGGACAAAGAGAAAAGCCCTCTCGATGCCGCTGGAATTTGCCAGAGCGCCGATAACCGCCTGCAGGGATTGCGCCAGACTTTCCGCTGAGGGTGGGTACTCCGTGGAGTGAATCAGGTCCTTGGTGCCCAGGTGAGAGGACACGTGAGCCAGTGTTTCGGTGCTGAGCAGAAAGTTAGCGATTGCCTGGAGACCCTCTTTAGGAACCTTTGGCAGCTGGTGTAGCAGGAATGCCTCCACGTAGGCGCGTGCGATGTGCTGGCCCTTCTCGATCAGATCGCTGTTGTCAAGCATGTGGAGGTCTGCCTCTTCAATGCCCAGCTGCCGGCGGCGCTCCTCCTCGCGACGAGCGAACGATTTCTCTGTGAAGGCACGCTGCAGCTGGG is from Drosophila suzukii chromosome 3, CBGP_Dsuzu_IsoJpt1.0, whole genome shotgun sequence and encodes:
- the POLDIP2 gene encoding polymerase delta-interacting protein 2 isoform X1, whose amino-acid sequence is MRRDGLAGASVQVGSAMAPAATGGHSAAEGRQEASGVPNQVSGVLNPPEHCITHLTYRLAEVGRLVEARDDRYETGQLFLHRIFGYRGVILFPWTARVYDRDLHNPGKISATTTATANPTQQHRTKEASLRVKANTSAPPTATSAQSGDAPSSAAYQSETPAEPEGTANMGTATQVDPKEVKGKVQTFYQVLIDTRDCPHIRAQTEAVTFLGNQDSNRSLYAIPGLDYVAHEDIMPYNSSEKSPLQHELFDKFLTHAPEADPPFVGQDTLKAWQEKNHPWLDMSDVHKETTENVRITVIPFYMGCRETPASSVYWWRYCIRLENLGELSVQLRERHWRIFSLSGTLETVRGRGVVGQEPILSPRLPAFQYSSHVSLQAPSGHMWGTFRLEREDGYSFDCKIPPFSLESKPDDLGPPTPATPSAHDKKRDDSD
- the POLDIP2 gene encoding polymerase delta-interacting protein 2 isoform X2, coding for MGLLVQVFKWDQRWRLLQRVDILLRRGVKKQAVFPTKLAEVGRLVEARDDRYETGQLFLHRIFGYRGVILFPWTARVYDRDLHNPGKISATTTATANPTQQHRTKEASLRVKANTSAPPTATSAQSGDAPSSAAYQSETPAEPEGTANMGTATQVDPKEVKGKVQTFYQVLIDTRDCPHIRAQTEAVTFLGNQDSNRSLYAIPGLDYVAHEDIMPYNSSEKSPLQHELFDKFLTHAPEADPPFVGQDTLKAWQEKNHPWLDMSDVHKETTENVRITVIPFYMGCRETPASSVYWWRYCIRLENLGELSVQLRERHWRIFSLSGTLETVRGRGVVGQEPILSPRLPAFQYSSHVSLQAPSGHMWGTFRLEREDGYSFDCKIPPFSLESKPDDLGPPTPATPSAHDKKRDDSD
- the mRpL44 gene encoding large ribosomal subunit protein mL44 codes for the protein MSFLRSAAGLLARAKPLEGSTTVQTRRHIKRWVSPTLRELAHRQKKLGPQKPEARSGFVEWNQRSELFAFGKRLGESFELSQLQRAFTEKSFARREEERRRQLGIEEADLHMLDNSDLIEKGQHIARAYVEAFLLHQLPKVPKEGLQAIANFLLSTETLAHVSSHLGTKDLIHSTEYPPSAESLAQSLQAVIGALANSSGIERAFLFVRDFICTQLNQKDLLDVWTPQEPLQLLDKICQERKLGEAEPRLLGDCGRNTVLAAYQVGIYANRQLLGKGFGEDLKTATETAAIDALQSIFDTHDNRRPFDFSVQLETKNVRLG